Proteins encoded within one genomic window of Cytobacillus sp. IB215665:
- a CDS encoding YolD-like family protein has translation MTVTYFEDGAFKPCMGHIHYVDQLNKHIRVVEKFEEIHRIKFEDIINVQII, from the coding sequence GTGACTGTAACGTATTTTGAAGATGGGGCCTTTAAACCGTGCATGGGTCATATTCATTATGTAGATCAGCTCAACAAACATATAAGAGTTGTGGAAAAATTTGAGGAAATACATCGCATAAAATTCGAGGATATAATAAACGTACAAATAATATAA
- a CDS encoding DUF3221 domain-containing protein, giving the protein MKLIRYAITAIVLSLLVSCSATNLTFEGYIVEKRDGEVFEILVISNISKDDINDKPKEDLISEAQENQSAYFAIDKDEYNELTVGQKVKVWHERVAAETKPPKVGATKVEILEESEQEKNVDNE; this is encoded by the coding sequence ATGAAATTAATTAGATATGCGATTACTGCTATAGTTTTATCTCTTCTTGTATCATGTTCAGCGACAAATCTAACATTCGAAGGTTACATTGTTGAAAAAAGAGATGGTGAAGTGTTTGAAATCCTTGTAATTAGTAATATTTCTAAAGATGATATTAATGATAAACCAAAGGAAGATCTAATATCAGAAGCACAAGAAAATCAATCAGCTTATTTTGCTATTGATAAAGATGAATATAATGAGCTAACTGTTGGTCAAAAGGTTAAGGTTTGGCATGAAAGAGTAGCTGCTGAAACAAAGCCCCCAAAAGTAGGAGCAACAAAAGTAGAAATATTAGAAGAATCAGAACAAGAGAAGAATGTAGATAATGAGTGA
- a CDS encoding N-acetylmuramoyl-L-alanine amidase family protein — protein MPYNYIVNHIPKNTQYNRRPAYPMTPEYLTLHNTGNPESSVKDERGWLTNPSNKRTASYHHAVDEHDVVECLHLNESSWNAGDGKGNRKSISIEIGESVNYQKTLRNTIELCAKLLHELNWGVGRMKRHFDWSSKVCHRLMYDNGKWTGWYGFVGEVQKELDSLKRKANTNIKGDEDTLNLDDYKTGVLGDALETLNEKGWLYPKWAEKARKKELTVSELLWLNTVVLSRALDKKEEK, from the coding sequence ATGCCTTATAACTATATTGTAAATCATATTCCTAAGAATACACAATATAACCGTAGACCTGCTTACCCTATGACACCCGAATACTTGACATTACATAATACAGGAAATCCAGAATCGAGTGTTAAAGATGAAAGAGGGTGGCTGACAAATCCAAGCAACAAGCGCACAGCCTCTTATCACCATGCCGTAGATGAACATGATGTTGTTGAATGCCTCCATTTAAATGAAAGCTCATGGAATGCTGGCGATGGTAAAGGAAATCGAAAATCAATAAGTATTGAAATCGGTGAGTCTGTCAATTATCAGAAGACATTAAGGAATACTATCGAATTATGTGCAAAATTACTTCATGAACTTAATTGGGGCGTAGGTAGAATGAAAAGGCACTTTGACTGGAGTTCAAAGGTATGCCATAGGTTAATGTACGACAATGGTAAATGGACTGGCTGGTATGGATTTGTTGGTGAGGTACAAAAAGAGTTAGATAGTTTAAAGAGAAAAGCAAACACAAATATAAAAGGAGATGAAGATACATTGAATCTAGATGACTATAAAACTGGTGTATTAGGAGATGCGTTGGAAACTTTAAATGAAAAAGGATGGCTCTACCCTAAGTGGGCTGAAAAAGCTAGGAAGAAAGAGTTAACAGTTTCTGAACTGTTGTGGCTAAACACCGTTGTATTGTCCAGAGCGCTAGATAAAAAGGAGGAGAAGTAA
- a CDS encoding DUF5316 family protein, with protein MGKSFFTGIIFILIIFISSYIYDNLQYVHIYLFLCSAILILLGIIISGFGVSGDRMRANLNSEDKEDKKWRLKWTKNLMITSLPPLAVGIIVYYL; from the coding sequence ATGGGTAAATCATTTTTTACAGGTATCATATTCATATTAATAATTTTTATATCATCATATATCTATGATAATTTGCAATACGTTCATATTTATTTATTTTTGTGTAGCGCAATTCTTATTCTGCTTGGAATAATTATATCGGGATTCGGTGTAAGTGGTGACAGAATGAGAGCAAATCTAAATAGCGAAGATAAAGAAGATAAAAAATGGCGATTAAAATGGACAAAGAATTTAATGATTACTTCATTACCACCTCTCGCAGTTGGAATTATAGTATACTATCTTTAA
- a CDS encoding YolD-like family protein: MGHIHYVDQLNKHIRVVEKFEEIHRIKFEDIINVQII; the protein is encoded by the coding sequence ATGGGTCATATTCATTATGTAGATCAGCTCAACAAACATATAAGAGTTGTGGAAAAATTTGAGGAAATACATCGCATAAAATTCGAGGATATAATAAACGTACAAATAATATAA
- a CDS encoding serine hydrolase domain-containing protein — protein sequence MKKSLFILLISFLLIISACSTENSTKKGNELSGKSDIIDESTIENTTSDLDIIQGSNNIDLYSKLDNAMTHFEKYHDFSGAVYVGIEGKEIYSRALGMANHVQGTTNTLDTKFIMASLTKQFTAAAILLLEERGLLELDDQITNYLHGPTQWEGITIHHLLSMSSGIVNDNHPKFTENFEKTFGSNIPFPLPTIEEAVALFNDIPLNFKPGEKYEYSNSNYLLLGMIIEQISGDKYESFLGKNIFKPLGMLNSGYSVDWDVQDNKAIGYDKIRSENDLYPIQYDYFLTHSAGGLYTTINDLVTWDRALYSEKLFKKETIAKMYAPHTKISSNSSYFGFEYGYGWFTKGNIVEHDGYIYGYRTNIYRELDSEFVIIILSNNESIGWSNINNFTNILNKIVKGEW from the coding sequence GTGAAAAAAAGTTTGTTTATTTTGTTGATTAGTTTTTTACTTATAATAAGTGCGTGTTCTACAGAGAACTCTACAAAAAAAGGGAATGAATTATCAGGAAAATCAGACATTATTGATGAATCAACAATAGAAAATACTACATCAGACCTAGATATAATTCAAGGTTCGAACAACATAGATTTATATAGCAAATTGGACAATGCTATGACTCACTTCGAAAAATACCATGATTTTTCAGGGGCTGTTTATGTAGGTATAGAAGGTAAAGAAATTTACTCTAGAGCGTTAGGTATGGCTAACCATGTTCAAGGAACCACAAATACACTTGATACCAAATTCATTATGGCATCTTTGACTAAACAATTTACAGCAGCAGCAATATTATTATTAGAGGAAAGAGGATTGCTGGAGCTTGATGATCAAATTACAAATTATTTACATGGACCTACCCAATGGGAAGGGATTACGATTCATCATCTATTATCAATGTCATCTGGAATTGTAAATGATAATCATCCTAAATTTACTGAAAATTTCGAAAAAACTTTTGGGTCTAATATTCCTTTTCCATTGCCAACCATAGAAGAAGCAGTTGCTCTATTTAATGATATTCCTCTTAACTTTAAGCCTGGTGAAAAATATGAATATAGTAATTCAAATTATTTATTATTAGGGATGATAATAGAACAAATCTCTGGGGATAAATATGAGTCCTTTTTAGGAAAAAATATTTTTAAACCTTTAGGTATGTTAAATTCGGGTTATAGTGTTGACTGGGACGTTCAAGATAATAAAGCTATTGGGTATGACAAAATAAGATCTGAAAATGATCTTTATCCTATCCAATATGATTATTTCTTGACTCATTCTGCGGGAGGTTTGTATACAACTATAAATGATTTAGTGACATGGGATAGAGCATTATATTCTGAAAAATTATTTAAAAAAGAGACAATAGCTAAGATGTATGCTCCTCATACTAAGATTTCTTCTAACTCCAGCTATTTTGGATTTGAATATGGGTACGGGTGGTTTACAAAAGGAAATATAGTTGAACACGATGGATATATTTATGGATATAGAACAAATATTTATCGTGAGCTTGATTCTGAATTTGTCATTATTATCTTAAGTAATAATGAATCTATAGGATGGAGTAATATCAATAATTTTACGAATATCTTAAATAAGATTGTGAAAGGTGAATGGTAA
- a CDS encoding DUF4097 family beta strand repeat-containing protein, which produces MKKVLVGLLVVLLIGVISIAVVINATDDIISNTVGSHEKKVVKNEEIKKIESSFISNTVDLHEKKVVNNEEINKLEIDFTSTDIELQPSDDDRFIIELNGKVSEKLKDKFKLDVEEQNDVLKVEFQNQNTISNIGVSIVDITVSVSLPIKIYESITVNTASGNIKTKDVQADKVSTSTASGNITVDDQEAITSSFEVASGNMYLTNVVGNVTAHSSSGNITLHNEESSGNISANASSGNINIEYIKAPSSLYINFKATSGNGSVKLDGVSYEEKSNDRIIGTIGSGDHELIVDIISGNFKLR; this is translated from the coding sequence ATGAAAAAGGTGTTGGTTGGATTACTTGTTGTGTTACTTATAGGGGTAATTAGTATTGCTGTTGTAATAAATGCAACAGATGATATTATATCTAATACTGTAGGTTCACATGAAAAAAAAGTAGTTAAAAATGAAGAGATCAAAAAAATAGAAAGTAGCTTTATATCTAATACTGTAGATTTACATGAAAAAAAAGTAGTTAATAATGAAGAGATCAATAAATTAGAAATTGACTTCACATCAACTGATATTGAGCTTCAGCCTTCTGACGATGATAGGTTTATCATTGAGCTGAATGGTAAAGTTAGTGAAAAGCTGAAAGATAAGTTTAAACTAGACGTAGAAGAACAAAATGATGTGTTAAAGGTAGAATTTCAAAACCAAAATACGATTTCTAATATTGGTGTATCTATAGTGGATATTACTGTTTCAGTATCTTTACCTATAAAGATATATGAATCAATAACAGTAAATACTGCATCAGGAAATATTAAAACGAAAGACGTGCAAGCCGATAAAGTTTCTACATCAACAGCATCGGGTAATATTACAGTAGATGATCAGGAAGCAATTACTTCATCGTTTGAAGTAGCATCTGGTAACATGTATTTAACAAATGTAGTAGGTAATGTTACTGCACATAGTTCATCTGGGAATATTACTTTACACAATGAGGAATCTTCTGGTAATATATCTGCTAATGCTTCAAGTGGAAATATAAATATTGAATACATAAAAGCCCCGTCCTCACTTTATATAAATTTTAAAGCTACTTCAGGTAATGGGTCAGTTAAATTAGATGGTGTCAGCTATGAAGAAAAATCTAATGACCGAATTATCGGTACCATTGGGTCTGGCGATCATGAATTAATTGTAGATATTATATCTGGTAATTTCAAACTACGTTAA
- a CDS encoding class I SAM-dependent methyltransferase translates to MDVESLTINKQSWDEIAHRFFGRNPLPEYGPLAPSEEELNLFGDVTNLKVLEIGCGSGHSLQYMDQKNAGELWGLDLSNKQVDAAKILLRNCNSPVKLFESPMEDNPGLPTNYFDVVFSIYALGWTTNLDKTLTNVNKYLKQGGIFIFSWEHPIYNRVDNINGTLTFNKSYHEEGSYYHEAWTHPAIMQQYRMSTYINTLINNGFKIERVVEDVCLSDEDIQRHSNRWYSYEKAKALPTAVIIKSTKL, encoded by the coding sequence ATGGATGTTGAGTCTCTTACTATAAATAAGCAAAGTTGGGATGAAATAGCACATCGTTTTTTTGGTCGAAATCCCCTTCCCGAATATGGGCCACTGGCACCTAGTGAGGAAGAATTAAATTTATTTGGAGATGTTACAAATTTAAAGGTATTAGAAATTGGTTGTGGTAGTGGGCATTCTTTACAATATATGGACCAAAAGAATGCTGGTGAATTATGGGGGTTGGATCTGTCAAATAAACAGGTTGATGCAGCAAAAATATTATTAAGAAATTGCAACTCACCAGTAAAGTTATTTGAATCTCCTATGGAGGATAATCCTGGTTTACCGACTAATTATTTTGACGTTGTTTTTTCTATATACGCACTAGGATGGACCACTAATCTAGATAAAACTTTAACAAATGTTAATAAATATCTAAAGCAAGGTGGGATATTTATCTTTAGTTGGGAACATCCAATTTATAACCGTGTTGATAATATAAACGGTACCCTAACTTTTAATAAATCCTATCATGAGGAAGGTTCTTATTATCATGAAGCCTGGACTCATCCTGCAATCATGCAACAATATAGAATGAGTACATATATCAATACATTGATCAACAATGGATTTAAAATTGAAAGAGTGGTTGAGGATGTTTGTTTGTCCGATGAAGATATCCAAAGGCACTCAAATAGATGGTATTCTTATGAAAAAGCAAAAGCACTTCCTACAGCTGTTATTATCAAAAGTACAAAGTTGTAG
- a CDS encoding RDD family protein: MCNNPVGLGDRAGAIFIDLLCCGIPLYIISYLIFGNTNELFYNLFSNLYYVLVPTLWYGYTIGKKFAGIRIVKKDGSQVGILTMIMREFVGHTLYLLTFGIGYIVSIFMVFIREDKRAIHDFIAGTYVTYDKPEKLEDWQAEGA; this comes from the coding sequence ATGTGTAATAATCCAGTAGGATTGGGTGATCGAGCTGGTGCAATATTTATAGATTTGTTGTGTTGTGGTATACCTCTGTATATTATTTCTTATCTTATATTCGGAAATACTAATGAACTATTTTATAATCTTTTTAGTAATCTATACTATGTTTTAGTGCCTACTTTATGGTATGGATACACTATTGGTAAAAAGTTTGCTGGTATACGCATCGTGAAAAAAGATGGTTCTCAAGTTGGAATTCTCACTATGATAATGCGTGAATTTGTAGGACATACTTTATATCTATTGACATTCGGTATTGGTTACATAGTAAGCATATTCATGGTTTTTATTCGGGAAGATAAGCGAGCAATTCACGACTTTATTGCAGGAACATATGTGACGTATGACAAACCTGAAAAGCTAGAAGACTGGCAAGCCGAGGGTGCATAA
- a CDS encoding cytochrome D1 domain-containing protein produces the protein MVLAYVVNRQDMGTVTVINTKSHSVVGTVNVGRFPRNIAITPDGKHAYVTNTGTDSDPGDTVSVIDTKTHSVIATVPVGEFPINVVIAPDGKKTFVIDSALASSSVSVIDTKTHSVIATVPVGSSPNRIAIAPNGKLAYVTNVGSNLQGNTVSVIDIKTLSVIATVTVGLNPRIPEFTPDGKVAYITNENSNNVSVIDTSTHSVISTVGVRNNPRGIAFTPDGKFAYITNLNNGFIGSISVIDVKTHKLIGTVPIGNNNDRPNRVAITPCLNFAYVTTVSGRIVTVIDINTQSIIATVQVGNLNRSIAFTPDGKLAYVGNINDNSISVIEVKTHSVIATVSTRTPRGIAFTR, from the coding sequence ATGGTACTAGCATATGTTGTAAACCGTCAAGATATGGGTACAGTTACAGTCATTAATACAAAGTCACACTCTGTAGTAGGTACTGTGAATGTAGGTAGATTTCCAAGGAATATTGCAATCACACCAGATGGGAAACATGCATATGTTACGAACACAGGAACGGATTCAGACCCTGGAGACACAGTATCTGTTATAGATACAAAGACGCATTCAGTCATAGCTACAGTGCCTGTCGGGGAATTTCCAATCAATGTCGTTATAGCACCAGATGGGAAAAAAACATTTGTTATTGACAGTGCACTCGCAAGTAGCAGCGTGTCGGTTATAGACACAAAAACTCACTCGGTTATAGCTACAGTTCCTGTTGGAAGTAGTCCGAATCGAATAGCCATAGCTCCTAATGGCAAATTAGCTTATGTCACAAACGTTGGAAGCAATTTACAAGGAAACACGGTATCAGTAATTGATATTAAGACTCTCTCGGTTATTGCAACTGTTACTGTGGGATTGAACCCTCGAATTCCCGAGTTTACTCCAGATGGAAAGGTAGCCTACATAACAAATGAAAATTCTAATAACGTATCGGTCATTGATACTAGCACCCATTCTGTTATCTCAACTGTAGGAGTTAGAAATAATCCACGGGGTATTGCTTTTACTCCTGATGGTAAGTTTGCATATATCACCAATTTAAATAATGGATTTATCGGCTCAATCTCAGTAATAGACGTAAAAACTCATAAACTTATTGGTACTGTGCCAATAGGTAATAATAATGATCGTCCAAATAGAGTTGCAATAACTCCATGTTTAAATTTTGCATATGTGACGACTGTTAGCGGTAGAATAGTCACCGTTATTGATATTAATACACAATCTATTATTGCAACAGTACAAGTTGGTAATTTAAATCGTTCCATAGCCTTCACACCAGATGGGAAACTTGCCTACGTAGGAAATATTAACGATAATTCTATATCAGTGATCGAAGTAAAAACTCATTCAGTCATAGCAACAGTTTCTACAAGAACTCCTAGAGGGATTGCTTTTACAAGGTAG
- a CDS encoding helix-turn-helix domain-containing protein, with product MKENLIARSLFTLAICIVIGSWFISNGLKEGNRIIAEQLSDGIEATQSYAMDATQDQLLTATQLSEYLGLSDEQVTQLFPDSNGKSVMPYLKIKGELFFPKAAIDKWLQEIEATSINR from the coding sequence ATGAAAGAAAATTTAATAGCAAGATCATTATTTACCTTAGCAATTTGTATTGTAATAGGTAGTTGGTTTATTTCAAATGGGTTAAAGGAAGGCAATCGAATAATTGCAGAACAATTGTCTGATGGAATTGAAGCCACACAATCATACGCAATGGATGCAACACAAGATCAATTATTAACTGCTACACAATTATCCGAATATTTGGGTTTAAGCGATGAACAAGTAACTCAGTTATTCCCAGATTCAAATGGTAAAAGCGTAATGCCTTATTTAAAAATTAAGGGTGAGCTCTTCTTCCCTAAAGCAGCCATTGATAAATGGTTACAAGAAATTGAAGCAACCTCTATTAATAGATAA
- a CDS encoding barstar family protein, whose amino-acid sequence MMELWKQLMQNGSVKLFWRNEILDKYISAISREGFEVYTFDCSNWDSNNYHIELAYTLDFPDYYGENIDALNDCLSEMLPEDNGIVLVFKNYDVFFNKEPKDAREILDLVQSNSWQFLLENIKLLAFVQSNDATIHFSGLGGMPAEWNDEEWSNKNRGL is encoded by the coding sequence ATGATGGAATTATGGAAACAACTTATGCAAAATGGTTCTGTTAAGTTATTTTGGAGGAATGAAATACTAGATAAATACATATCAGCTATATCGCGTGAAGGATTCGAAGTATATACTTTTGACTGTTCAAATTGGGACTCTAACAACTATCACATTGAACTTGCATATACTTTAGACTTCCCAGACTATTATGGGGAAAATATAGATGCCCTTAATGACTGTTTATCAGAAATGTTGCCAGAAGATAATGGAATTGTCTTGGTTTTTAAAAACTATGATGTGTTTTTTAATAAGGAACCTAAAGATGCAAGAGAAATTTTAGATCTTGTTCAAAGTAACTCTTGGCAATTTCTTCTTGAAAATATTAAACTACTCGCATTTGTACAATCAAATGATGCGACTATTCATTTCTCAGGTTTAGGCGGAATGCCTGCAGAATGGAATGATGAAGAATGGTCTAATAAGAATAGAGGATTATAA
- a CDS encoding NADH:flavin oxidoreductase/NADH oxidase family protein, with protein sequence MESVLFKEFTLNNGTKIKNRFFKGAMSEAQANKHHQPTEAIYHLYERWAAGGTGIVVTGNVMVDKKALGESRNIVVEDESILPFLEKWAERGTINDTHLWMQLNHPGKQAPKGIVKEAVAPSAIPLHESIRKFFPHPREITSSEITDLIRRFGNSAKLAKKAGFTGVQIHGAHGYLISQFLSPRHNQRNDEWGGNIDGRMKFLIEIYREVRNQTGSFPISVKMNSADFMKAGFTEEEAMYVAKQLEKEGVDLLEISGGSYENPQMTGRNVKESTKVREAYFLDFAEKLRKTVHMSLCVTGGFRSKEGMENAIQSNATDFIGIARPLAVYPDFPNLIAQNSLQEVKLSEKKIGLRSIDNKMPFDVMWYSQQMEMLGKGKKIKPNRPVWISLLHAAFKRGKEAIQRKSAK encoded by the coding sequence GTGGAATCAGTTCTATTCAAAGAATTTACGTTAAATAATGGAACTAAAATAAAAAATCGATTTTTCAAAGGGGCAATGAGTGAAGCACAAGCAAATAAACACCATCAGCCTACAGAAGCAATTTATCATTTATATGAAAGATGGGCTGCAGGTGGTACAGGTATAGTCGTTACTGGTAATGTAATGGTGGACAAAAAAGCACTAGGTGAATCTAGAAATATCGTTGTAGAGGATGAGAGTATTCTCCCTTTTTTAGAGAAATGGGCAGAGAGAGGGACAATTAATGATACACATTTATGGATGCAATTGAATCATCCTGGTAAGCAAGCTCCCAAGGGTATCGTTAAAGAAGCTGTTGCTCCATCAGCGATTCCTTTGCACGAAAGTATTAGAAAATTTTTTCCTCATCCCCGAGAAATAACAAGCTCAGAAATTACTGATTTAATCCGAAGGTTCGGTAACAGTGCTAAACTCGCAAAAAAAGCAGGGTTTACTGGTGTGCAAATTCACGGAGCACACGGATATCTTATTAGTCAATTTCTATCTCCAAGACATAATCAACGTAATGATGAATGGGGAGGGAATATAGATGGTAGAATGAAATTTTTGATAGAAATATATAGAGAGGTACGAAATCAAACTGGATCGTTTCCGATAAGTGTGAAGATGAATTCTGCTGATTTTATGAAGGCAGGCTTTACTGAGGAAGAAGCGATGTATGTCGCTAAACAGTTAGAAAAAGAAGGGGTAGATTTATTAGAGATTTCAGGAGGTTCATATGAAAATCCCCAAATGACAGGAAGAAATGTGAAGGAGAGTACAAAAGTTAGAGAGGCGTATTTTCTTGATTTTGCTGAAAAGCTTAGAAAAACAGTACATATGTCACTATGTGTTACAGGTGGATTTAGATCAAAGGAAGGGATGGAAAACGCGATTCAATCTAATGCAACTGATTTTATTGGAATTGCTCGGCCACTAGCAGTTTATCCAGATTTTCCGAATTTAATAGCACAAAATAGTCTTCAAGAAGTGAAGTTATCCGAAAAAAAAATTGGGTTGAGGAGCATCGATAATAAGATGCCATTTGATGTGATGTGGTATTCACAACAAATGGAAATGTTAGGAAAAGGGAAAAAGATAAAGCCTAATCGTCCTGTTTGGATATCTCTACTTCACGCTGCTTTCAAAAGAGGCAAAGAAGCTATACAGCGCAAAAGTGCTAAATAA